In the Streptomyces sp. NBC_00193 genome, CGGTCGGGCCGCGCGGCCAGGGCCAGTACGGCCTCGCCGTCGGACTCGACGACGCCTTCGGCGAGCGGAGCCCGCTCGGGTACGGAGCCGCGGGTGCCGAGCAGCCCGCGGAGCCGGGGGCGGGCGGACCGCGCCCGGAGCACGCGCCCGACCTCGCGCCAGGTCACGTCACCGGCGTACGAGACCACCCGCGCGGCCTCGTACACCTCCCGGAGCAGGGCGTCGGCGTCGAGCAGACCGAGCTGCGCCGCGACCGGTGTCTGTTCCTGGAGGGAGAGCCGATCGGTGGCCCGGCCGGTCACCAGGTGCAGCGCGTCCCGGGCGTCGAGCAGCCGGCGCCGGGCTTCGGCGAGGCCCTCGCGCGGGGCGTCGGCCAGCCAGGACGCGGCGACGGCCCGCAGCGCGGTGACGTCGCGCAGCCCCCCGCGGGCCTCCTTGAGGTCGGGTTCCAGCAGGAAGCGGAGCTCCCCGGCACGCTCGGCCCGCTCGCGGCACAGGGAGTGCAGCTGGGGCAGCCGCTTGGCCGCAAGGTTGCGCCAGTCCGCCAGGACGGAGGTGCGCAGTCCCGCGAGGAGCCCGGCGTCGCCCGCGACGGGCCGGGCGTCGAGCAGTCCGAGGTGCACCTTGAGGTCTTCGGCGGCGGTCTTGCGGGCTTCGCCGGGGGTGCGCACCGAGTGGTCGAGGGCGAGGCCGAGGTCCCAGACGGGGTACCAGAGCCGGTCGGCCAGGGCGGCCAGGGCGCGCGCTTCGGCCTTTCCGTCGTGGAGCAGGACCAGGTCGAGGTCGCTGCGGGGGGAGAGTTCGGCGCGGCCGTAGCCGCCGACGGCGACGAGGGCGGCACCCCGCACGCCCGTCTCCTTCACTGCGGTGGCGAACAGCGCCTTCAGCCAGTCGTCGGTCAGGGCCGCCAGGGCGGAACGCCGGGAAGGCCCGGACCGCGACTCCTCCTGGAGGAGTCGCAGCCGGGCCGCGGCGTACCCGCTGGGTCCCGAGTCGGGCGTGCTGTCCGTGGTCTCTTCGACACTCGTCACCCAGGGGTTCCCATCACCTAGAGCGCGTCAGCGCCACGTTCGCCGGTGCGGACCCGGATGACCGAGTCCACGGGGATGCTCCACACCTTGCCGTCGCCGATCTTGCCGGTCTGGGCGGCGTCGACGACGATCCGCATCACGTCTTCCGCGTCGCCGTCCTCGACGAGCACCTCTATGCGGATCTTCGGTACGAGGTCCACGGTGTACTCGGCGCCCCGGTAGACCTCGGTGTGTCCGCGCTGGCGGCCGTAGCCGCTGGCCTCGGAGACGGTGAGTCCCTGGACTCCGAAGCGGTGCAGGGCTTCCTTGATCTCGTCAAGCCGGTGCGGCTTCACGATCGCGGTGATGAGCTTCATGCGTCAACCTTCTTGCTCGCGGCGGCAACGGGGGCGGGGACGGCGGTGCTCCGGGAGGAGGAGCCGCCGCCGGCTCCGCTGAAGTCGTAGGCGGTCTCGGCGTGTTCGACCTGGTCGATGCCGGAGACCTCGTCGTCCTCGGTGACCCGCATCCCCATCGTCTTGTCGAGGAGGAAGGCGAGTACCGCGGATGCCACGAGAGAGTAGGCGAGGACGGCGAAGACTCCGACCGCCTGCTTGCCGAGCTGCTCCAGGCCGCCGCCGTAGAAGAGGCCGGCCACGTCGGACTGGACCCCTCCGGTGGCGAAGAGACCGACGAGGAGGGAGCCGAGGACACCGCCGACGAGGTGGACGCCGATGACGTCGAGGGAGTCGTCGTAGCCGAACTTGTACTTCAGGCCGACGGCCATGGCGCACACGACACCGGCGATGACGCCGATGGCGATCGCGCCGAGCGGGGAGACGGCGCCCCCGGAGGGGGTGATGGCGACGAGGCCCGCGACCGCGCCGGAGGCGGCGCCGAGGGTGGTGAAGGAGCCGTGGCGCAGCTTCTCGTAGCCGAGCCAGGCGAGCATGGCGGCGGCGGTGGCGACCTGCGTGTTGACGAACATGACCGCGCCGACGCCGTCGTCGTTGCCGAGCCAGGAGCCCGCGTTGAAGCCGAACCAGCCGAACCACAGCAGGCCCGCGCCGAGCATCACCAGCGGGAGGCTGTGCGGGCGCATCGGGTCCTTCTTGAAGCCCACGCGCTTGCCGATGACCAGGATCACGCCGAGGGCCGCGGCACCCGCGTTGATGTGGACGGCGGTGCCGCCGGCGAAGTCGATGACCCCGAGCTCGAAGAGCCAGCCGCCGGCGCCCCACACCCAGTGGGCGACGGGGAAGTAGACGATCGTGACCCAGAGGGTGATGAAGAGCGCCCACGCGCTGAACTTGACGCGGTCGGCCAGGGCGCCGCTTATCAGCGCCGGGGTGATGATCGCGAACATCAGCTGGAAGACGGCGAAGACGTAGACGGGGATGGTGTAGCCGTCCCACAGCTCGGTGATGCCGATGCCGCTGAGTCCGACGTAGTCGGAGGTCCAGCCGATCAGCGAGCCGGAGTCGGCGCCGAAGGCGAGGCTGAATCCGTAGAGGACCCAGAGGATCGTGACGATCCCGAGGCTGATGAAGCTCATCATCAGCATGTTGAGGCTGCTCTTGACGCGGACCATGCCTCCGTAGAAGAAGGCGAGTCCCGGGGTCATCAGCATGACCAGGGCGGAGCAGATGAGCATGAACCCGGTGTTCGCGGAAGACAGCGTGGGGGCGTCTGCCGCGAGGGTCGTGATGGCTGATGCCATCGGCGTCTCCTCGTCGTCGGTACGTTCGCGTGCGGGCGATCGTGAAAACCTGAGCGGCGCTGCGTGAATCAGGCCTGAGGGTGTTCCGGCCCGGGGGCTGGCCGGTTATTGGCCCTGAGATTCGCGCAGGCCGGTTTCCGGCGGCGCCGCTGGGTGTTTCGCGTCGATGACGAAGAGGTCCGGGCTGTTACGGGACGATGAACAGCCGCGACCATCAATTGAGCAACCACGACGGCGGGCAACCACCTCCGCGAGAGCGGCGCCGGTTTAGGCGCAAAAGAGGGGTGGCGGGTGGAGACCCGGCCGCGGCGATGACCCGGGGAACCTGGCTGGGGGAGCCTGATCGGGCTTCACGGGGTGACTGCCGCGGCCGGGGGCCTTGGGGCGGCCGGGTGGCCGTCAGACGGCCTCCGCGGCCTCGGGGAGGCGGGAGGCGAGGTGGTCGGTCAGCCGCACCACGTCCGCGACGTCGCCGTACTCACGCGCGGCGGTGTCGACGGTCTTGCGGAGCCGGGTGTTCACCCGTTCCGACCGCACCTTTCCCGCCACGTCGAGGGCGCGGCCGACGAGGACGGTGGCCTGCTCGGGCTCGCGCTGGAGCAGGTGCACGGTGGCCATGCCGATGAGGTTGAGGGCGTAGGAGCGCTGGTGCTCCTCGTCCTTCTCGAAGAGCGCGACGGCGCGCTCCATGACCGGCTCGGCGAGGGAGGCGTACATGGGGCTGCGGCCCGCCACGTAGGCCAGGTCCCGGTAGGAGTGGGAGTTCTCGCCGTTGAGCTCGGCCTCGGAGAAGAAGCGGATCCAGTCGGGCTCGGGCTCGGCGTCGAAGCCGACGTCGGAGAAGGTGTCCTCGGCCATCCGCACGGCCCGCTTGCAGCGGCTGGGCTGGCCCATGTTGGCGTAGGCGCGGGCCTCCATCGCATACAGCATCGCCTGGGTACGGGGCCCTGCGCAGTCGCGGCTGCCGTACTGGGCCAGGTGGATGAGCTCCAGGGCGTCCTCGGGGCGGCCCAGGTGGATCATCTGGCGGCTCATGCTGGAGAGGATGTACGAGCCCAGGGGCTTGTCCCCGCCCTCCTTGGCGGCGTGCAGCGCGAGGACGAAGTACTTCTGTGCGGTGGGGTGCAGGCCGATGTCGTAGCTCATCCAGCCGGCGAGTTCGGCGAGTTCGGCGGCGACCTTGAAGAGCCGCTTCATGACCGGGGCCGGGTGGTTCTCCTGGAGCAGGTCGGTGACCTCGTGGAGCTGGCCCACGACGGCCTTGCGGCGCAGTCCGCCGCCGCACTGGGCGTCCCACTGGCGGAACATCACGGTGGTGGCTTCGAGCAGGTCCACCTCGGGCTCGGAGAGCCGGGGCGGCCGGTGGCCGCTGAGGGCGCCCGCCGGCCCCGCCTCCCGGGGACCCGGGTCGGCGGCCGGGACCGGTACGAGCCAGCGCTGCATGGGCTCGATGAGGGCGGGGCCGGCGGACAGGGCGAGCGAGGTCCCGAGGAAGCCGCGGCGGGCCAGCATCAGGTCGCTGCGGGAGAACTCGCCGAGCAGCTCGATGGTCTGCGGTCCGGCCCAGGGCAGGTCGACGCCGGAGACGGAGGGGGTCTGGTGGGCGGTGCGCAGGCCGAGGTGCTCGATGGCGACGACGGAGCCGAAGCGTTCGGAGAAGAGCTCGGACAGGATGCGCGGGACGGGCTCGCGGGGCTGTTCGCCGTCGAGCCAGCGGCGGACCCGCGAGGTGTCGGTGCTGATGTGGTGGGCGCCCATCTGGCGGGCCCGGCGGTTGACCTGGCGGGCGAGCTCGCCCTTGGACCAGCCGCTGCGGACGAACCAGGACGTCAGCTGTTCGTTGCGGACGGTGGCGTCCTGCACTGACGACACGTCGGACTCCGCGCTCGTTCCGCTTGCGCCGTTGCCGCTCACTGGAACGCCCCCATCCGTCAGCCTTTTCCACAAGAGACCCTGCCGGGAAACGGTCTTCACAGGTCCTTCACGCATGCCTCCGGCATACCCGCGAACCCGTCTCCTCTTCACGCCTCGTGCACCGAAAGTAATCCTACGATCACCCCTTCGGCGAGGTCGATCCCGGAAACGCCACCATTCGCCACCCCTTCGAATGAACTCGCCACCCGCCAGGCGCGATTCACTTGACACGAAGGCAAGACCGATCGGTTGGACAGGAGCGCGCCGGGGCGTGCGCGGCGAGGAGTGCGCCGGTCATCCGGTACGGCCGATGTCGTAACCACCGGCACGTCCGACCCGTTGGAGGGGGCATGGGCATGGGCTTCACGATCGGCGGCAGCCGCGGCACCAAGGAGTTCCGTTCCGGCGCTCGGCGCCGCGGCCGGACGTCGGAGTGCACGGCGGTGGCGGAGTACACCGGACTGTGGGGCTGGGACGTGGTCCCCGGCGCCCGGGCCGCGGGGCCCGCCCGGGACTGCTCCTGCGGTCATACGAATTGTGGTGCGCCGGGGGCGCATCCGCTGGCCCTCGCTCCGACGGTCCCGGCCGGCGCCACCCTCGACGAGGTCACCGAGACCTGGAGCGGGTACCCGGGAGCCGCGGTGCTGCTCCCCGCCGGGCGCTCCTTCGACGTCATCGAGGTCTCCGAGGAGGCCGGGCGGCGGGCGCTGGTCCGGCTGGAGCGGATGGGCCTGCCGCTCGGCCCGGTGGCCGCGACCCCGGACGGCCGGGCCCAGTTCTTCGTCGCCCCCGGGGCGGCGGACGGGCTGCCGCAGCTGCTGTACCGGATGGGCTGGGACGACGCCGGCCTCGATCTGCGCGCGCTGGGCCAGGGCTCCTACGTCACCGCCCCGCCCTCGGACTTCGCGGGCCTCGGCCCGGTGAGCTGGCTGCGCCCGCCTGCACTGGACTCGGCCGGGGATCCCCCGCAGGCCCGCCTCCTGCTGGGCACCCTCGCCTACCTGTGTCACCGGCTGCGCCGGCCGTAGCCGCGCCGCTTCCCGGGACCGTACGCACGGCAGTGCCCCCGAGTCCCGTGGACTCGGGGGCACTGGCCGGCGTAGGAGCGTCGGGTGCGTTCAGTCGCCGATCAGGGCGTCGACGAAGGCCTCCGGCTCGAAGGGCGCCAGGTCGTCCGCGCCCTCACCGAGACCGATGAGCTTGACCGGTACGCCGAGCTCGCGCTGGACGGCGATGACGATGCCGCCCTTGGCGGTGCCGTCGAGCTTGGTCAGCACGATGCCGGTGATGTCCACGACCTCGGCGAAGACGCGGGCCTGGGTCAGGCCGTTCTGCCCGGTGGTCGCGTCCAGGACCAGCAGGATCTCGTCGAGCGGGCCGTGCTTCTCCACGACGCGCTTGACCTTGCCGAGCTCGTCCATCAGGCCGGTCTTGGTGTGCAGCCGGCCCGCCGTGTCGATGAGCACCACGTCGGCGCCCTCGGCGATGCCCTCCTTGACCGCGTCGTAGGCGATCGAGGCCGGGTCGCCGCCCTCGGGTCCGCGCACGGTGCGCGCCCCGACCCGGTCGCCCCAGGTCTGGAGCTGGTCGGCGGCGGCGGCGCGGAAGGTGTCCGCCGCGCCGAGCACGACGCTGCGGCCGTCGGCGACGAGCACGCGGGCGAGCTTGCCGGTGGTGGTGGTCTTGCCGGTGCCGTTCACGCCGACGACCATGATCACGGCGGGGGTGTCCACGCCGCTCTCGGTCTTCACCGCGCGGTCGAAGTCGGTGCCGAGGAGCGTGACCAGCTCCTCCTTCAGCAGCGCGCGCAGATCGGCGGGGGTGCGGGTGCCGAGCACCTTGACCCGCTCGCGGAGCCGGTCCACCAGCTCCTGGGTCGGAGCGACACCGACGTCGGCGATGAGGAGGGTCTCCTCGATCTCCTCCCAGGTGTCCTCGTCGAGGTGCTCGCGGGAGAGCAGCGTGAGCAGCCCCTTGCCGAGCGTGTTCTGCGACCGGGCGAGGCGGGCGCGCAGCCGGACCAGGCGGCCGGCGGTGGGCTCGGGCACCTCGATCTCGGGGGCGGGCGGAGCCTCGACGACCGGGGCTTCGGGCTCCGCGACCGGGGCCTCGGCCTCGGGCAGCGCGACCTCTTCGATCGTGCGGCGCGGCTCTTCCGCCGTCGGTGCGGCGTCCTCCCCCACCTGCGGTTCGGCGGGCGGGGCAGTGATGGTCGGCGTGCTGGGCGGGGCCGTGGGGGGCAGCTGCTTCTTCTTGCGGCTGCTGACCACGAGCCCGCTGATCGCACCGACCGCGACCAGGGCGATGACTACGGCAAGGATGAGGATTTCCATAACGCTCACCAGTATCGGCCACGCACGCCCCGAGCCGGGGACCCTGGAGGTTCATACCGGGACGTAAGCCTCTGTTTGTACTTTTTGTTGCAAATCTACGATGATGAGCAGTCCCCCACGCCCCGCCTCCCCCACGGAGTACACCTATGTCTGCCGAGACCGCCGTCGAGTCGCGCGGCCTGGAGCCCGTCCCCGACGCCGAGCGCCGCGGCCGGGTCCGCGAGCTCGTCCCGACCTGGGTGGCCGCCAACATCAGCGTGCTGCTGCTGACCATGGGCGCCGGTCTCGTCATCTTCAACAAGCTGAACATCTGGCAGGTGCTCGTCGTCGCGATCGCCGCCCCCGTCGTCTCCTACGGCATCGTCGGGCTCATATCCATCGCGGGCAAGCGCGGCGGCGCCCCCGGCATGGCGCTGTCCCGGGCCGTCTTCGGCCAGCGCGGCAACCTGTTCCCCGGCGCCCTGATCTGGGTCGCCCGCTGGGGCTGGGAGACCATCAACGCGGTCAGCGGCGCCTACGCCGTCCTGACCGTCCTCGACCTGGTCTTCGGCATCAAGAAGAACACCGCGCTGATCGTCGTCACCCTGCTCTTCTTCGTCGGCTGCACCTTCCTCGTCTCCGGTCTGGGCATCAACGCGCTGCGCGTCTGCTCCAAGTGGTCCACGTACCTCTTCGGCGCCTTCAGCGTGCTCGTGCTCGGCTACCTGATCGCCGAGACCGACTGGTCCGCCGTCTTCGCCAAGCCCGCCGGCTCCACCGCGATGATGATCGCGGGCATCGGCACCATCGCGGCCGGCGGCATCAGCTGGGTCCCGTCCGGCCCGGACTTCACCCGCTACCTGCCCCGTACCGCCTCCTCCCGGGGCATGGTCGGCGCGACCATCGGCGGCGCGGCCGTCGTCGTGATCCCGATGGTGCTCATGGGCGCGGTGATGGCGGTCGCCACACCGGACCTGGCCACCGCGCAGGACCCGGTGTCCTTCATCGGCGAACTGCTGCCGACCTGGATCGCGGTCCCGTACCTGCTGATCGCGCTCGTCGGCATGCTGCTCATCAACTCGATGTCCATGTACTCGGCGGGCTTCACCGCCCAGACCCTGGGCATCAAGGTCCCGCGCGCGGCGGCGGTCAGCGTCAACGCCGTCATCAGCCTGGTCTTCGGCTTCCTGCTGATGGTGGTCGCGACCAGCTTCTTCGGTTCGTTCATCTCCTTCCTGACCCTGCTGGCCGTGGCCTTCTCCGCCTGGATCGGCGTCTTCGGGGTGGACATGCTGCGCCGCACCTCCTATGACGGGGCCGCACTGCTGGACACCACGCGGAGCAGCGCCTACTGGTACCGGGGCGGATTCGCCTGGCAGGCCATGACCGCCTGGGGCCTGGCCCTGGTGGTGGGCCTGCTGTTCACGAAGGTCGACTGGTTCGCCGGCCCGCTGGCCACCACCTGGATCGGGCAGAACGGCCTGGGCTGGGCGGCGGGCATCGTCACCTCGGCCGTCCTGTACGCGGTCCTGCCGCGCACGCCGGCGGCCCCGGGGGTGCCGGATGCCGTCGCGGCAGCCCCTGCCGACGAGCGGGTCCCCGCCGGATCCCTGTCCAACTGACGCCACGTCAGCTAACGTCCCCCTTCGCCCGCCCACCCACCTCCGGCGAAGGGGGACTTCTCCATGCCCATCACCGTGGCCCGGTTCAACCTCATCGACCCGAACGGCACCCCGGAAACCCTCTCCGCCCGCTACAAGGCCGCGCTGGAGATGGCGAAGTACGCGGACGACCGCGGGATCGACACCATCCAGACCGAGGAGCACCACGGCACCGAGAACAACTGGCTGCCCTCCCCCTTCGCCTTCGCGGGCGCGGTCTTCGGCGCCACCCGCCGGATCGCCGTCACCGTTTCGGCGATCATCGGCCCGCTGTACGACCCGCTGAAGGTCGCCGAGGACATCGCGGTACTGGACCTGCTCAGCGGCGGTCGCCTCGTCACGGTGGCCGGCATCGGCTACCGGCCCGAGGAGTACGAGCAGCACGGCGTGGAGTGGGGCCGGCGCGGCAAGCTCCAGGACGAGCTGCTGGAGACCCTGCTGAAGGCGTGGACCGGCGAGCCGTTCGAGTTCCGCGGCCGTACCGTACGGGTCACCCCGCGGCCCTTCACCCAGCCGCACCCACTGCTCCTGGTCGGCGGCAGCTCGGAGGCGGCGGCCCGCCGGGCGGCCCGCCTGGGACTGCCGTTCTTCCCGAGCGCGCACCTGCCCGAGCTGGAGGCGTACTACAACGCGAAGCTCGCGGAGTACGGCACGGAGGGCTTCTGCATGATGCCGGCGGCCGAGACCCCGCTGCTGCACATCGCCGAGGACCCCGACCGGGCGTGGGACCAGTACGGCGAGCGGTTCCTGCACGAGGCCGGGATGTACGCCTCCTGGCAGTCCAAGGACATCCGCAGCGCCGTACGGTCGGGCGCGCACACGGTGGCGGAGCTGCGCGCCGAGGGCGTGTACCGCATCCTCACCCCGGACGAGGCGGTGGCGTACGCCCGCGGCGCCGGCGAGGCGGGGAACCTGGTGCTGCACCCGCTGTGCGGCGGGATGCCCATCGACGAGGGATGGCGGAGCCTGCAGCTCCTGTGCGAACAGGTACTGCCCCGCCTCAAGGAGTGAGACGGGGCAGTACCTGCTCTGGGAGGAAAGGGGCTGTTGGCGGGGTGGTCAGCCCATCTCCTCCAACGCCTTGCCCTTGGTCTCCGGCACCCACTTGAGGATGAACGGGATCGAGAGCACGGCGAAGACCGTGTAGATGACGTAGGCGCCGGACAGGTTCCAGTCCGACAGGGTCGGGAACGACACCGTGATGACCCAGTTGGCGATCCACTGGGCGGCGGCGGCCACACCGAGCGCCGCGGCGCGGATCCGGCCGGGGAACATCTCCCCGAGCAGCACCCAGACGACCACGCCCCAGGACAGCGCGAAGAAGAGGACGAAGAAGTTCGCCGCGACCAGGGCCACGATGCCCTGGGCGTGCGGCAGCGCGATGTCGTCGCCGGCCCCGGACTTGTACGAGAAGGCCCAGGCCGCCAGACCCAGCGAGATCGCCATGCCGACGGAGCCGATGAGGGCGAGCGGCTTGCGGCCGATCCGGTCCACGAAGATCATCGCGATCACCGTGCCGACGATGTTCACGACCGAGGTCTCGAAGGAGTACAGGAACGAGGCGCTCGGGTCGATGCCGACCGACTGCCACAGCGAGGAGCTGTAGTAGAAGATCACGTTGATGCCGACGAGCTGCTGGAAGACGGACAGGCCGATGCCGATCCAGACGATGGGCAGGAAGCCGGCCTTCCCGCCGAGCAGGTCCTTGAAGGTGGACTTGTGCTCGGAGCGCATGGCGTGCTCGATGTCGGCGACGCGTCCGTCGAGGTCGATGTGCGTGCCCTCGACCTCCGAGAGCACCTTGCGGGCCTCGGCGTTGCGGCCCACCGAGATCAGGAAGCGCGGGGATTCCGGGATCACGAAGGACATCAGCCCGTAGAGCACGGCCGGGACCACCATCACGCCGAGCATCCACTGCCAGGCTTCCAGGCCGCCGATCTTGCCGCGCTGGTCACCGTCGGCGAGGTTGAGGATCCCCCAGTTGACGAGCTGGGAGATGGCGATGCCGATGACGATCGCCGCCTGCTGGAAGGAGGCGAGGCGGCCGCGGTACGCGGGCGGGGAGACCTCGGCGATGTAGGCCGGGCCGATGACCGAGGCCATGCCGATGCCGAAGCCGCCGATGACCCGCCACACCGCCAGGTCCCAGAGCGCGAAGGGCAGGGCCGAGCCGATGGCGCTGGCCGTGAAGAGGACGGCCGCGATCTGCATGCAGCGGATGCGGCCGATCCGGTCGGCGATGCGGCCGGCCGTGGCGGCGCCGAGGGCGCAGCCGATCAGCGCGGCGGCGATCACCTGGGCGAGGGTGGCGGGCCCGACGTCGAAGCGGTCCCGGATCGCGACGACCGCGCCGTTGATGACGGAGCTGTCGTAGCCGAAGAGGAACCCGCCCATGGCGGCCGCCGCGGTGATGAAGATGACGTGCCCGAGGTGGTCGGGCTGCGATGCCGGCGGGCCACCGCCTGAGGCCGAGCCCCGCGTGGTGCTGCTGCTGGTCAAGGTCTGCTCCTGCGTGCCCGACTGCGGGACGGGCGGGTGGGGGTAATTCCTTCCAGTGGCGCACAGGTCAAGATCGGGCACCACCCGGAGGAGTACAGCGGGAGCGAGCCTATGTGTTCATTTCTTGAAGTCAAGAGGAGGGGTGGGTCCACTTCTTGCCGCCATTGAGATGAACTGAGGAGGACTTGAGCTTCACTTCTTGAAGCGACTCCGGCTGACGCGTGTCAGTGGGAGACCTCACCGGAGCCGCTGGCTGATGACCTTCGACACCCCGTCGCCCTGCATCGAGACCCCGTAGAGCGCGTCGGCGACCTCCATGGTCCGCTTCTGGTGCGTGATCACGATCAGCTGGGAGCTCTCCTGCAGCTCCTCCATGATCCGGATCAGCCGCTGCAGGTTGGTGTCGTCGAGCGCGGCCTCGACCTCGTCCATCACGTAGAACGGGCTGGGCCGCGCCTTGAAGATGGAGACCAGCAGGGCCACGGCGGTCAGCGAGCGCTCGCCGCCCGAGAGCAGCGACAGCCGCTTGACCTTCTTGCCCGGCGGCCGGGCCTCGACGTCGACGCCCGTGGTGAGCATGTTGTCCGGATCCGTCAGGATCAGCCGGCCTTCGCCGCCGGGGAACAGCCGCGAGAACACCCCCTCGAACTGGCGGGCCGTATCCCGGTAGGCCTCCGTGAAGACCTGCTCGACCCGCTCGTCGACCTCCTTCACGACCTGAAGGAGGTCGGCTCTGGTCTTACGCAGGTCCTCCAGCTGCTCGCTGAGGAACTTGTGCCGCTCCTCCAGCGCCGCGAACTCCTCCAGCGCCAGCGGATTGACCTTCCCGAGCTGCTGGTAGGCCCGCTCGGCCGCCTTCAGCCGCTTCTCCTGCCGGGCGCGCACGAAGGGCTCCGGCCCGGCGTCGGGATCCGGGGCCTCCCCGTCGGCGGAAGGGCTCGGCGGCACCGGCTGGTCGGGCCCGTACTCGGCGACGAGCCCCTGCGCCGCCATGCCGAACTCCTCCAGTGCACGGCTCTCCACCTGCTCGATCCGCAGGCGCTTCTCGGCGCCGAGCACCTCGCCGCGGTGCACGGAGTCCGTGAGCTTGTCGAGCTCGCCCTTCAGGCCGCGGCCCAGACCCCGGGCCTCGTCGAGCTCCCGCTCCCGCACGCCCTTCGCGTGCTCGGCGGACGTCCGCTCCCCCACCGCGCGGGTCAGCGACACCTCGATGTGCGCCAGCAGCTGGCGGGCTCCGCCGGCGACGGCCGCGGCCACCCGCGCCTCGTGGCGGAGCCGTTCCCGGCGGCGCTCGGCCCTGGCCCGGGCCTCCCGCTCGGCCCTGGCCCCGCGGTCGAGGGAATCCGCCCGGCCCGCGAGCCCCTTCACCCGTTCCTCATGGGTCCTGAGCTGCAGCCGGGCCTCCATCTCGGTCTGCCGGGCGTTCGCCCCGTCGGCCGCGAGCCGGTCCCTGCGGGAGGTGTCCGGCTCCTCTTCCGCCGGCATCTCCTCGGCGACGGCGAGCCGTTCCGCACACTCCTCTACGTCGGCCAGCGCCTGCTCCAGCGCATCCTGCGCCCTGGCTGCGGCCGCGGCGGCACGCTCGGCTTCGCCCAGCGCCCCCTTCGCCTGCCCGGCGAGCCGCCCGAGCTGCTGCGCGACCCCGGCCCGGGCCCGCTCGGCGGCCCGCCGGAGCTCCCCGAGCTCCTCGACCCGGACCCCGGCCGCCACCTTGCGGGTATCCGCGGCCTCCTTCTCCTCCGCCAGCACCAGACACCGGCCGTCCAGCCGGGCCAGCTCCGCCGCGGCCTCGTCGACGGCTGCCTGCACCTCGATCAGGCTGGGCACTCCGGCGGACCCGCCGTGCGCGAGGTGCGCACCGAGCACGTCCCCCTCGGCGGTCACGGCCACCAGCTCGGGCCGCGCGGCGACGAGCGCCTCGGCCTCGTCGAGCCCCCCGACCACCACGAAGTCCCGCAACACCCACGCCACGGCCCGCACCACCTCGGCGTCCCCGTGCACCAGCCCGGCAGCGGCCACCGCACCCGCGACGCCCTCCACCACCAGAGCCTCGTCGAGCCCCACGGGCGCGCGGGGCGATTCCAGCCCCGCCGCCGTTCGGGGCGATTCCAGCTCCGCCGGCGTTCGAGGCGCGAGGTCCGGGGCTGAGCCCCGGTTTCCCTCACCCAGCCCCGCCGGCGTTTGAGGCGCGGGGTCCGGGGCGGAACCCCGGTTTCCCCCACCCAGCCCCGCCGGCGTTTGAGGCGCGGGGTCCGGGGCGGAGCCCCGGTCTCGGGAAGGGGCGGGGTGGGGGAAAACCGCCCCCGGCCCGACCCCACCGGCCGACCCGGCCCCGGGCACCTGACCCAGACCCTCGAAGCCAACCCGAACTCCCGGGCCCTGAGCCGGAGCGTGGACCGAAACCGGGGCCAGGGCCTGGCCCGGAGCCTGGCCCTGGCCCGGGACCCCCGCGGCCAAACCGCCGGAGGCCACTGCACCCGGGGTGATCAGGAACGCGGCCCTCCCCGCATCCCCCTCCCGCAGGTACCGGATCGCCCCGGCCGCCACCGCCGTCGACGTGACGGCCACCGCGTCCGCCGCCGCGCCCAGCGCCGCCGCCACGGCGACCTCGTATCCCGGGGTCACGGACAACCGCTGCGCCGCCGGCCCCAGCAGCCCCTCCAGCCGCGCCGCGAGCAGCTCCGCCGTGCCGTCCTTGCGGCGCAGCCCCATCGCCAGGGCGTCCCGTCGTGCCG is a window encoding:
- a CDS encoding LLM class flavin-dependent oxidoreductase, giving the protein MPITVARFNLIDPNGTPETLSARYKAALEMAKYADDRGIDTIQTEEHHGTENNWLPSPFAFAGAVFGATRRIAVTVSAIIGPLYDPLKVAEDIAVLDLLSGGRLVTVAGIGYRPEEYEQHGVEWGRRGKLQDELLETLLKAWTGEPFEFRGRTVRVTPRPFTQPHPLLLVGGSSEAAARRAARLGLPFFPSAHLPELEAYYNAKLAEYGTEGFCMMPAAETPLLHIAEDPDRAWDQYGERFLHEAGMYASWQSKDIRSAVRSGAHTVAELRAEGVYRILTPDEAVAYARGAGEAGNLVLHPLCGGMPIDEGWRSLQLLCEQVLPRLKE
- a CDS encoding sugar porter family MFS transporter, which gives rise to MTSSSTTRGSASGGGPPASQPDHLGHVIFITAAAAMGGFLFGYDSSVINGAVVAIRDRFDVGPATLAQVIAAALIGCALGAATAGRIADRIGRIRCMQIAAVLFTASAIGSALPFALWDLAVWRVIGGFGIGMASVIGPAYIAEVSPPAYRGRLASFQQAAIVIGIAISQLVNWGILNLADGDQRGKIGGLEAWQWMLGVMVVPAVLYGLMSFVIPESPRFLISVGRNAEARKVLSEVEGTHIDLDGRVADIEHAMRSEHKSTFKDLLGGKAGFLPIVWIGIGLSVFQQLVGINVIFYYSSSLWQSVGIDPSASFLYSFETSVVNIVGTVIAMIFVDRIGRKPLALIGSVGMAISLGLAAWAFSYKSGAGDDIALPHAQGIVALVAANFFVLFFALSWGVVVWVLLGEMFPGRIRAAALGVAAAAQWIANWVITVSFPTLSDWNLSGAYVIYTVFAVLSIPFILKWVPETKGKALEEMG
- a CDS encoding AAA family ATPase; the encoded protein is MHLKSLTLRGFKSFASATTLRFEPGITCVVGPNGSGKSNVVDALSWVMGEQGAKSLRGGKMEDVIFAGTTGRPPLGRAEVSLTIDNSDGALPIEYAEVTITRIMFRGGSSEYQINGDTCRLLDIQELLSDSGIGREMHVIVGQGQLDSVLHADPMGRRAFIEEAAGVLKHRKRKEKALRKLDAMQANLARVQDLGNELQRQLKPLGRQAAVARRAAVIQADLRDARLRLLADDLVTLKGALDAEIADEAALKERKEAAEAQLAAAVRRESELEEAVRELAPRLQRAQQTWYELSQLAERVRGTVSLADARVTSASAPAGEERTGRDPDEMEREAARIREQEAELTASMEAAARALEDTVAHRAELERALADEERRLRDVARAIADRREALARLRGGLGAARSRAGAAQAEIDRLVVARDGARARAEEAREEYETLAEEVGEESPGAGEGAASGSGSGPGEYEEARAELAAAEAGLGETRDALAAAERSRAAVSARRDALAMGLRRKDGTAELLAARLEGLLGPAAQRLSVTPGYEVAVAAALGAAADAVAVTSTAVAAGAIRYLREGDAGRAAFLITPGAVASGGLAAGVPGQGQAPGQALAPVSVHAPAQGPGVRVGFEGLGQVPGAGSAGGVGPGAVFPHPAPSRDRGSAPDPAPQTPAGLGGGNRGSAPDPAPQTPAGLGEGNRGSAPDLAPRTPAELESPRTAAGLESPRAPVGLDEALVVEGVAGAVAAAGLVHGDAEVVRAVAWVLRDFVVVGGLDEAEALVAARPELVAVTAEGDVLGAHLAHGGSAGVPSLIEVQAAVDEAAAELARLDGRCLVLAEEKEAADTRKVAAGVRVEELGELRRAAERARAGVAQQLGRLAGQAKGALGEAERAAAAAARAQDALEQALADVEECAERLAVAEEMPAEEEPDTSRRDRLAADGANARQTEMEARLQLRTHEERVKGLAGRADSLDRGARAEREARARAERRRERLRHEARVAAAVAGGARQLLAHIEVSLTRAVGERTSAEHAKGVRERELDEARGLGRGLKGELDKLTDSVHRGEVLGAEKRLRIEQVESRALEEFGMAAQGLVAEYGPDQPVPPSPSADGEAPDPDAGPEPFVRARQEKRLKAAERAYQQLGKVNPLALEEFAALEERHKFLSEQLEDLRKTRADLLQVVKEVDERVEQVFTEAYRDTARQFEGVFSRLFPGGEGRLILTDPDNMLTTGVDVEARPPGKKVKRLSLLSGGERSLTAVALLVSIFKARPSPFYVMDEVEAALDDTNLQRLIRIMEELQESSQLIVITHQKRTMEVADALYGVSMQGDGVSKVISQRLR